The proteins below come from a single Streptococcus hyointestinalis genomic window:
- the rsmD gene encoding 16S rRNA (guanine(966)-N(2))-methyltransferase RsmD produces MRVVAGTFGGRPLKTLAGQTTRPTTDKVKGAIFNMIGPYFEGGRVLDLYAGSGSLAIEAISRGMEAAVLVERNRKAQAIIEENIKMTKAASQFQLLKMEANKALDLLDGAFDLVLLDPPYAKEEIVKTIEHLEERGLLAEGALIVCETDKAVELPETIASVELWKQKTYGISKVSVYVS; encoded by the coding sequence ATGAGAGTAGTAGCAGGAACATTTGGTGGTCGTCCGCTAAAGACCTTGGCGGGTCAGACGACACGCCCAACGACGGATAAGGTCAAGGGCGCTATTTTTAATATGATTGGTCCTTACTTTGAGGGTGGTCGTGTTTTGGATTTGTACGCAGGCAGTGGCAGTCTCGCCATCGAGGCGATTTCTCGAGGCATGGAAGCAGCTGTGCTTGTAGAGCGGAATCGCAAAGCGCAAGCTATTATAGAAGAAAACATCAAAATGACCAAGGCAGCCAGTCAATTTCAGCTTCTGAAAATGGAGGCAAATAAAGCCTTAGACCTGTTGGATGGAGCGTTTGACTTGGTCTTACTTGACCCACCCTATGCTAAGGAAGAAATTGTAAAGACCATTGAACACTTAGAGGAGAGAGGACTTCTTGCTGAGGGTGCCTTGATTGTCTGTGAGACGGATAAGGCGGTTGAGCTTCCAGAGACGATTGCTTCGGTTGAGCTATGGAAGCAAAAGACCTACGGTATCAGTAAAGTCAGTGTCTATGTGAGCTAG
- a CDS encoding alpha/beta fold hydrolase has product MTYQTQENWQQLMTYLPKEYRFTKDYHPKEEWWSWRGHEVHLDTFRDERAEAKLICFHGVGTNGRQISLVTGGPQSKRGYETIMIDMPTYGVTKVKNRKAVTYDDWVDLACDYIDYELARDSRPIFLYGLSAGGMETYHVAAKSKKVSGIIGMTFLDQRIAQVKQDTAYNATMGRFGVPMNTLLRKIGFGKLTMPMRYASKMSALVNDSGALELMLSDKTSAGNSASINFLDTYMNYTPAIEPEDFSVCPILLTQPERDRWTPLELSQPILDKIPKVKVKTVILPNGGHYPIEKEALDVMNQAIDDFISEQLPQDKSHLR; this is encoded by the coding sequence ATGACTTATCAAACACAAGAAAACTGGCAACAACTGATGACCTATCTTCCAAAAGAGTATCGTTTTACAAAAGACTATCATCCCAAAGAAGAGTGGTGGTCTTGGCGAGGACACGAAGTGCATTTGGATACCTTTCGAGATGAAAGGGCAGAAGCCAAGCTGATTTGTTTTCATGGTGTGGGCACCAATGGTAGACAAATTAGCTTAGTGACGGGCGGTCCTCAGTCTAAGAGAGGCTATGAGACGATAATGATTGATATGCCGACTTATGGTGTAACTAAGGTTAAAAATCGCAAAGCGGTGACTTATGATGACTGGGTTGATTTGGCTTGTGACTATATTGATTATGAGCTGGCGCGTGATAGTCGTCCCATTTTTCTCTATGGGTTAAGTGCAGGTGGTATGGAGACCTATCATGTCGCTGCTAAAAGTAAGAAAGTTAGTGGTATTATTGGCATGACTTTCTTAGACCAAAGAATAGCACAAGTAAAACAAGACACAGCCTATAACGCTACGATGGGTCGCTTTGGTGTTCCGATGAACACTCTTTTACGTAAAATCGGTTTTGGAAAACTTACTATGCCTATGCGTTATGCTTCTAAGATGTCAGCGCTGGTAAATGATAGTGGTGCACTGGAGTTGATGTTAAGTGATAAAACATCGGCAGGCAACAGCGCCAGTATCAACTTTTTAGATACTTATATGAACTACACACCAGCTATAGAGCCAGAAGATTTCTCTGTTTGTCCGATACTATTAACTCAGCCCGAGCGTGACAGATGGACACCGCTTGAACTCAGCCAGCCCATACTTGACAAAATCCCAAAAGTAAAGGTAAAAACGGTTATCCTGCCAAATGGAGGACATTACCCTATTGAAAAAGAGGCTCTTGATGTGATGAATCAAGCTATAGATGACTTTATCAGTGAACAGCTCCCACAGGATAAATCTCACTTGAGATAG
- a CDS encoding ArsR/SmtB family transcription factor, with protein MSQKTMQLLKQAIPVFDMLKDEKRQEILMLLFEQGATSVNKITEQISLSRPAVSHHLKLLSQAGLVFATKHGKERYYELQLGDTIEHLRNLLESLENDVKAK; from the coding sequence ATGAGTCAAAAAACAATGCAATTACTCAAGCAGGCAATTCCTGTTTTTGACATGCTAAAGGATGAAAAACGGCAGGAGATTTTGATGCTTTTGTTTGAGCAAGGAGCGACTTCTGTTAATAAGATTACAGAGCAAATTTCGCTCTCTCGTCCGGCGGTTTCTCATCACCTCAAGCTTTTAAGCCAAGCTGGTCTCGTTTTTGCAACCAAGCATGGTAAAGAACGCTATTATGAATTGCAGCTTGGTGATACTATTGAGCATTTGAGAAACTTGCTTGAGTCCCTAGAAAATGATGTAAAAGCCAAATAG
- the hisE gene encoding phosphoribosyl-ATP diphosphatase, with the protein MLENLYQEAENRKNNPKEGSYTNYLFDKGLDKILKKVGEESSEVIIAAKNADKDEIANETADLLYHLAVMLVETGVTPEDVADVLKSRQGNQSRIHDRAKITDY; encoded by the coding sequence ATGCTAGAAAATCTTTATCAAGAAGCTGAAAATCGCAAAAACAATCCCAAGGAAGGCTCTTACACCAACTATTTGTTTGACAAGGGCTTGGACAAGATTTTAAAGAAAGTGGGCGAAGAAAGTAGCGAGGTCATCATCGCTGCTAAAAATGCCGACAAGGATGAGATTGCTAATGAAACAGCTGACCTGCTCTATCATTTGGCGGTCATGCTAGTTGAGACAGGCGTCACACCAGAAGATGTCGCAGATGTCCTAAAGAGCCGTCAGGGCAATCAAAGCCGTATCCACGACCGAGCGAAGATTACGGATTATTGA
- the hisI gene encoding phosphoribosyl-AMP cyclohydrolase: MIKLDFDKQAGLIPAIILEHETKDVLMLAYLSEESYQKTLGMRQMWYYSRSRDELWHKGATSEHFQHVKSIKTDCDYDTLLIEVEQVGGSACHIGARPCFFNQIL, translated from the coding sequence ATGATAAAACTTGACTTTGACAAGCAAGCTGGCTTGATTCCAGCTATTATCCTCGAGCATGAGACCAAGGACGTTTTGATGTTGGCTTATCTTAGTGAAGAAAGTTACCAAAAGACTCTAGGGATGAGGCAGATGTGGTACTACAGTCGCAGTCGTGATGAGCTTTGGCACAAGGGGGCAACCAGCGAGCATTTCCAACATGTCAAGTCTATCAAGACTGACTGTGATTATGACACCTTGCTGATTGAGGTGGAGCAGGTGGGCGGTTCGGCCTGTCATATCGGTGCCAGACCATGCTTTTTCAACCAAATTTTATAA
- a CDS encoding nucleotide sugar synthetase-like protein, which produces MKVHVTCVTNHRQDSVARMAQQMIADVGRQLGYEVCPIYTKYTTPHQEPDSLEELLKRLDDLGKKTAAGDAVIFQFPTWNHYTVDANLLSWLKSQQRRVIIFLHDYVPVMYKESRPLAPQFIAMLNQAEVIIVPSVAMYEVLKKHGLTVKKYVVQGIWDHLTQKTFVSPTFQRQLHFLGSPERFNFVNHWQSALPLRLYTQKLPRPMCANVLYEGYFEDEVLLAKLAEAGGFGLVWHSDDDLDYMRIYSPYKLGTYLAAGLPIVARRGFAQADLIEKHGLGLVVSSFDELERVLETMTEETYHKMAQCVADYRPFLTQPYHTQQILSQAVACLFS; this is translated from the coding sequence ATGAAAGTACATGTGACGTGTGTGACCAACCACAGACAGGATAGTGTTGCACGTATGGCACAGCAAATGATAGCAGATGTCGGTCGTCAGTTGGGTTATGAGGTGTGTCCTATCTATACTAAGTACACCACACCTCATCAAGAACCAGATAGTCTAGAGGAACTGCTAAAGCGCCTAGATGATTTGGGTAAAAAAACGGCGGCAGGCGATGCTGTTATTTTTCAATTTCCAACATGGAATCACTACACGGTGGATGCCAATCTTCTCAGTTGGCTTAAATCTCAGCAAAGAAGAGTGATTATTTTTTTGCATGACTATGTACCGGTTATGTATAAAGAAAGTCGACCTTTGGCGCCACAATTTATCGCAATGCTCAATCAAGCTGAAGTGATTATTGTGCCGTCTGTTGCTATGTACGAGGTGCTAAAAAAACATGGGCTGACAGTGAAAAAATATGTTGTACAAGGTATATGGGATCATCTCACTCAAAAGACATTTGTTAGTCCAACTTTTCAGCGACAACTACATTTCTTAGGGAGTCCTGAGCGTTTTAACTTTGTCAATCATTGGCAATCTGCGCTACCGCTTCGTCTTTACACTCAAAAGCTCCCCCGTCCGATGTGTGCAAACGTGCTCTATGAAGGATATTTTGAGGATGAGGTTTTACTGGCGAAGTTAGCAGAAGCTGGTGGCTTTGGGCTGGTTTGGCATAGTGATGATGATCTGGATTATATGCGTATCTATAGTCCTTACAAATTGGGGACTTATCTTGCAGCGGGCTTACCTATAGTGGCTCGTCGTGGTTTTGCACAGGCTGATCTTATCGAAAAGCACGGTTTAGGTCTGGTTGTATCGAGTTTTGATGAACTGGAACGTGTACTTGAGACGATGACAGAAGAGACTTATCACAAAATGGCTCAGTGTGTAGCGGATTATCGCCCATTTTTGACACAGCCCTATCATACGCAACAGATTTTGAGTCAAGCGGTTGCTTGTTTATTTTCATAA